TACTCGGGTCTTGCATCATTTTGCGGAGCGAGGCCAGCTTGTCCTGATCCATACCAACTCCGGTATCTCGAATGGAGATATACAGCTCCTTACTTCGAATTTCGAATAATACCTCCACGACCCCATCATTCGACGTCCCCTCAATGCCATGGATACAAGCATTCTCCACAAAGGTGAGCACGGTTAACTTGGGTATCATCATGGCAGCAATGGATTCGTCTGTGATCCGGATTGCGAATTGCAGCTTTTCGCCAAAGCGATACTGCTGGATACTCAGATAACTCTCCACAAAATTGATTTCCTCTGCAATTGTAATCAGATCGTCGCCCCAATTGATCGTCTGACGTAACAGCAGTGCCAGTCTATGAATGACATCGGAGGTTTCAAGCTCGTCCTTGATCAAACTCCGCATACGGATCGTTTCAAGCGTGTTGAACATGAAATGGGGATTCACCTGACTCTGAAGGGCTTTCAGCTCCGCCTGCTTTTTGGAGAGCTCAAGGGCTTGCCGCTCCACCTGACCCTTAAACACAATCTCAATCAAGTTCTTGATCTTGATGACCATCATGTTATAACTATGGGTCAGGCTGCCGATCTCGTCCTTGCCCACAGGTCCCGATATCACCTCAAATTTCTCATGCTTCACTTGATCCAGGTGCTTCGCTATCCGATCAACTCTGATGACCAGTGATCTGGATATCAACCAGATCAGCAGTGTGGGCACCAACAGATTAAGAATGATCAGCAAAGTCAAATTAAGCTTGGAATTAACAATCTCCGACAGAACGTCCAATTTCTCTGTGCTGACGACAATCTGCCAATCCTCGGATACGACGGGGATCGATTGCATGGATTGAACAGGGTCAATTGGACTGTTTGCAATCAGATTAAATGGCTGGCGCGTCTGGTTCATTTTTGAATCGTTCGAGAAAATGACCCTGCCATCCGAAACGACATACACCTTCCCATTGGCTCCCTCATTTTTAAGCGATTTGTTGATGAAAGCGTAGTCCAGATCAACCTTTAATACCTTTTCAACCTGCTGCTCCCCAAAGTAATCCAGCTTACGAATAATGCTTACTTTGCGTCCTCCCTGACTTTGCGACATCTCCGCCTGCTGTTTGTCAAAATACGAATAGATCATGATATGGTCACTCGTGTTCATCAGCGCCTGATACCAATCACTTTTCTCCACCTCATCATCCAGCTTAATGAAGTTTCCTCCATTGACGAAGGTTTCATTGCCAACATAAAACGTAATTTGATTCACCTGCTGGTAGCTGTAGTAGTACCTGACCAGATTGTTGTTGCTAAGCATATCATAGTAGGCAGAGTAATAGTCTTCCTGATCGCGATACTTGAACTCCATGAACCGGTTCAGCGTTCCATCGGTGTAGAGAAAATTGGACACATACAAGCTATTGTCTATACTGTTCCGCAGGTTGAACTTGATCCTTTGCTGCATTTCATTGAATCGGCTATGCTCCTTCTCTTCAATGTTACCTTTGATGCTTTGGTAAAACACGGTATTTGTGACCAGGACCGGGACCAGCACACAAAAAATGAACAATATGTACAACTTGGTTTTGAGACTCCAATCATCCAAAAACTGAATACGCTTACAGTATTTCTTTCGGCTCATGTTATGTCTTTGTCTCCTCTAACCATGTCATATATCAACATTATTATAACGAGTACAGGATGGGTTGGATACTGCAATCCAGGATTTCCGGGAAGCCTTTAATCAACCTCCCGTTCAACTGGCCCAACAAGACGGACACTAACACCCACATATTTTCGTATGAACCCGATCTGATCTTAAGTCGAAACGGGTATCTCGTTATAATTTCAAGAGCATTTCGTACTGGCCCACATGATATGCAAAACCTGATTTGACCAGAAGGAAATCTTCCATCGGTTTCAGATGAGACTCCACATTGAGGACACTGATTCTAGGCGATTCTGTGCGTTGGACCATCTCTGTCAGGATGCTGCTTGCAATACCTTTGCCCCGGTAATTTTGGTTCACTGCGAGCTGTGGAACATCACCTGTTTTTTGATCTATAATGCCATAGCCAACAATGCTGTGATCCTGACGTGCAACCACATAGATAAAAGCCTCCGGTACAGCGTAGATGGAATCAATTGAATTTTGCCAGGATGGCTCCACATCCCAAAATTCCTTAAACGGCTCCAAGTCGATTCTCTCCACACATTCCACCGTGCAGGTCGTTTGCGGTATGAATTTATCTTTTTGCAACTGGAAACATGAAAATTCCCTTTGAATTTTGAAGTTTTGTTTACTGTACAGCTGAACTGCAGATTCGTTGGATTGGATGACTTCCAGCAAATAGTGCTCTACATTTTTTTCTTTTAACAGCTTTTGAATATTCAAGAGCAGCTCGCTTGTTATGCCTTGCCGTCTGCAATCTTTTACAACGCCTGTCCCAAGGTCATATGCAGTTGCCTTTCCATTCCAGCTTCGAAGTCCATTGATAACAAATCCGACCATTCTCTCATCTTTAAAGGCTCCCATAGATATTTCGGGGTGATACCCCCTTCGTTGGAGCATTTGTTGAAATTTCCAAAAAGGCAAATCCATTTTAACCTGGTAGTCGGAGAATGCATCCACAAACGCCTCGTGAAGTGTCTCCATGCTTATCTTGTCCAACATCTTATAACTGTACATTAGTGCCTCTCTCCTTTAAAAAGATGAAAACAATAAAATATTAGGGCTCATGATCCCTATCCTTATTTAAATATTCTACTAAATAGTGTTAACACTATACAGTAAGTTTCTTTTAACTAATAACTAAAATAGACCGCTCCCTGGTTAAGGAATACGGTCTATTGAATTATTATTCTATGGGGATACCGATTTTATTAAACCAATTTTGGTGATCAACGTATCATACGGCTCCAATTCCATGGTCTGTTTTCCATGCTCCGTATCAATCGTCGTGGACTGAACCTGATCGCTATTATTGATCACAACCAATATGTTGCTCTCAGGGTAGTAGGCGCACTCGGTATACAAGTTATCCGTGATGTACTTTGTTTCATGGAATTCATTGCCCGCAAATCGAATCAAATTCAGAAGTAGTCTTGTATTTTCCCAGCTGAATTCGAAGGAAGGCAGATAGATCCCTTTTCCTTTTCCAAAAGCATGTGTGGACAGTGTGATCTGACCATCCGTTTCACTCACTACAGCTGCTGATCCATCAGTAAGATAAATGTTATTTTTCGGAAGTATGCTTGCCCCCTCAGGCACCAAGCCATACTCATCATTAACCTCATACGACCATTTTCCATGAACAACTCTGGAGCCTGTATCCTCATCCACCCCAAGCACATGAGCCATTCTAAAATAGCTGTCGTACCCGTCCATTGCCGAAGGCTGGTTAATGCCAACAAAGGTACCACCTTCATATACCCATTGGGTCAATAAGTCCACAGACTTGTGGTCACTCCAATGCTCTCCACCGCTCCATGCTGAACCTGCAGAGCCGGCATTGATGACAACATCTACATCCTTCAATGCGCCCTGACGAATATCATCAAAATCAATAAACTGCACATCAACAGGCAACCCGGCTAATGCCTCATTCACATGAATCAGATCATGCATATGCGTTTCATGAAAATGACCGGACAAGGTCCACGATCTTAACTTGCCCCAGGTATGCAGAACGGCTACTTTTGTCTTGATCTGATAAGGCTTTCCAGCCTGATGCAGCTCTTTCATTTCCCTGAATTCATGGGCGATCTTCTCGATATATTCCACAAAGTCCGGATAAGGCTCAACCAGATGCAAATATCCGCCCAGTCCAATCCGGTCAATCGACTCACGCAGCAGCGCACGCCGAATATTGATCCAATATTTCTTCGCATCCAGGGTAGGGTCTCCTCCCTCCTTGAAGGTAGGAAGCCCGCCTAAACCAACTGGGAACAAGTATGGATGCAATCGAATCTCATGGGTATCAGCCTTAACGCCAGAGCACATTCTTGCCTCATAACCGGAGAACACACATTTGATCATGCCGTCGAATCCAAATTCCTGAAAGCGGTCATTGTAAGGCTCCATGCCCACCCAGCTGTCATCATAGAAGACATACGCCAGCTTGTTATGTTTGTGGACAATATCAATCAACTTTTTACCGAATTCAATGACAAAATCATTGATAAATGCCATCCAGTCCAGTTTGCGCTGATCCGCAGGCATATGAGTGACCTGATATTTACCGCCATTTACAAAGTCCTCGGCGGAGAGTGAATAACCATATTTTTGAGCAAACAGATCCAGCGCTCTCGAACTCACCGTGAAATCGTATGAACCCCAATCTGAGAACAGATGGCGATTCCGCTCATCACTGCCCCAGATCCAGGCGAAGTTATAAAATAGGGACGTAAAACGTACAACCGTTGTTTCCGGGTGGTCTTGGCACCACTTTTCCATCCAATCCAGCAAATAGGTTTGGGTGTCTGTATAGATCGGGTCAATCTGCATCAGATGCTCTTTGTCCCAATTATTCGTCGTATGATTGTACATGGAAATCTCTTCCCATATCCGATAAACCATGAAACTCACCGTGTATTTATGCCAAGGAGCAACACCAGTAATGACAACATTGCCAGATTCCCTTTCATAATTCCACTGTCCTCTAGGTACCTCTTCCCCAGTCGTTCGGTCATACACCTGCCAATATTTAAACGCCTCTTTGGAATCATTCACCCTGAATTGTTCAGCAAAGAAGTCCTCCATCAGATAGATGGATACAT
The nucleotide sequence above comes from Paenibacillus sp. W2I17. Encoded proteins:
- a CDS encoding sensor histidine kinase, coding for MSRKKYCKRIQFLDDWSLKTKLYILFIFCVLVPVLVTNTVFYQSIKGNIEEKEHSRFNEMQQRIKFNLRNSIDNSLYVSNFLYTDGTLNRFMEFKYRDQEDYYSAYYDMLSNNNLVRYYYSYQQVNQITFYVGNETFVNGGNFIKLDDEVEKSDWYQALMNTSDHIMIYSYFDKQQAEMSQSQGGRKVSIIRKLDYFGEQQVEKVLKVDLDYAFINKSLKNEGANGKVYVVSDGRVIFSNDSKMNQTRQPFNLIANSPIDPVQSMQSIPVVSEDWQIVVSTEKLDVLSEIVNSKLNLTLLIILNLLVPTLLIWLISRSLVIRVDRIAKHLDQVKHEKFEVISGPVGKDEIGSLTHSYNMMVIKIKNLIEIVFKGQVERQALELSKKQAELKALQSQVNPHFMFNTLETIRMRSLIKDELETSDVIHRLALLLRQTINWGDDLITIAEEINFVESYLSIQQYRFGEKLQFAIRITDESIAAMMIPKLTVLTFVENACIHGIEGTSNDGVVEVLFEIRSKELYISIRDTGVGMDQDKLASLRKMMQDPSMDRMSELSSIGMMNAYIRLRMYFNDFVQVHIFSEKGKGTTIGIQIPLMQASQE
- a CDS encoding GNAT family N-acetyltransferase; its protein translation is MYSYKMLDKISMETLHEAFVDAFSDYQVKMDLPFWKFQQMLQRRGYHPEISMGAFKDERMVGFVINGLRSWNGKATAYDLGTGVVKDCRRQGITSELLLNIQKLLKEKNVEHYLLEVIQSNESAVQLYSKQNFKIQREFSCFQLQKDKFIPQTTCTVECVERIDLEPFKEFWDVEPSWQNSIDSIYAVPEAFIYVVARQDHSIVGYGIIDQKTGDVPQLAVNQNYRGKGIASSILTEMVQRTESPRISVLNVESHLKPMEDFLLVKSGFAYHVGQYEMLLKL
- the gnpA gene encoding 1,3-beta-galactosyl-N-acetylhexosamine phosphorylase translates to MSKTTKGSFTLPGESGYEALTLELADRWGADVIRDSDGTKLSDEIINAGYGIYSTICIIRDHNEWASRNLDKLQQCFLITNPKVAVQDYVSIYLMEDFFAEQFRVNDSKEAFKYWQVYDRTTGEEVPRGQWNYERESGNVVITGVAPWHKYTVSFMVYRIWEEISMYNHTTNNWDKEHLMQIDPIYTDTQTYLLDWMEKWCQDHPETTVVRFTSLFYNFAWIWGSDERNRHLFSDWGSYDFTVSSRALDLFAQKYGYSLSAEDFVNGGKYQVTHMPADQRKLDWMAFINDFVIEFGKKLIDIVHKHNKLAYVFYDDSWVGMEPYNDRFQEFGFDGMIKCVFSGYEARMCSGVKADTHEIRLHPYLFPVGLGGLPTFKEGGDPTLDAKKYWINIRRALLRESIDRIGLGGYLHLVEPYPDFVEYIEKIAHEFREMKELHQAGKPYQIKTKVAVLHTWGKLRSWTLSGHFHETHMHDLIHVNEALAGLPVDVQFIDFDDIRQGALKDVDVVINAGSAGSAWSGGEHWSDHKSVDLLTQWVYEGGTFVGINQPSAMDGYDSYFRMAHVLGVDEDTGSRVVHGKWSYEVNDEYGLVPEGASILPKNNIYLTDGSAAVVSETDGQITLSTHAFGKGKGIYLPSFEFSWENTRLLLNLIRFAGNEFHETKYITDNLYTECAYYPESNILVVINNSDQVQSTTIDTEHGKQTMELEPYDTLITKIGLIKSVSP